The Gemmatimonas sp. sequence TTCACCTCGACCACCGATCTTACGCGCAAGCTGCTCCGCTATATCACGCTGCATAACGAAACCTGCCAGCCGTTTGTGTGGCGGTATCGCGACGTCACCCGTCGCATGCCTGCTACACGTACATCAACTACGCCCCACTAGTCTGGAGATGCCCGCCATACGCTGGAACTTCTCGAGAGATCTCGAACAAATAGTCGTCGCCCTCATTACCCGCGCTCGGTTTGTCTGGCAAATCAGCGGCGACCGTCATCCGACGCATATCGAATCCTGCCGCAGTCACGGGTCCCCCACCATCTGCACACGCCGCAGCGAGTAAGAGCACGAAAATCACAAACGGCGAAACTCCATTCGAACGATGCATCTCTCCCATCCATAGAAAATGATAATCCGACTATTGGCTACACAAACCTTCGTTTCGCGAGCGTACGGTCCGAACGATATGATGTCAACAGAAACAAATAGCCGCCCCTACTCCAGCTCCTTCCCCTGGGTATTCGGAATCACCGACCACGTGAGCGCCGCCAGCAGGTACGCCGAGCCCGCCACCGCGAACGCGGTTTGAAATCCCCGTGACGTGGCGAGTGTGCCCACCGTGAACGGTGCCGCCGCACTCGCGATGCGGCCGATGTTGTACGTGAATCCCTGCGCCGACGCGCGGATCTGCGTGGGGTACATCTCGGCCGTGACCGCGCCGAAGCCGCTGAAGAAGCCGGTGCCGAAGAACGCCACGAACGGTCCGAGCAACAGTAGCAACAACGGATTCGACAACGAGCCGTACAACGGCAGCAGCAGACTCGCGCCAAGCAAGTACACCACGTACACCTTCTTGCGGCTCATGACGTCGGTGATGTACCCGAACGACACGTAGCCCAGCCACATGCCGAGCTGCATGAATACCACGAGCTTCGACATCGTAGCGGTGCTGAGACCGATGCCGCCTTGCGTGGCGGGCAGCGAGAGGTACGCCGGGATCCAGCCGTTCATGCCCCACCAGCCGAACAGCGTGCAGGCGTTCATGAACGTGACCGCCGCTGTGCGCTTGAACATCGCACCGCGGAAGATGTCGAACACGGAATGCGCGCGCGGTGCATTCGGCCGCGCGGCCGCACCAGAACGTTCGGCGTTGAGTCGCGCCGCGTGCAACAACTTCCAGGCGTCGGGTTCTTCCACGCTGCGGCGCACCCAGAGCGTGAAGAACGCCGGCAGGATGCCGATGAAGAACACCGCGCGCCATCCGTAGGCCGGCAGCACGAAGCCCACTACCGTAGCCGCGGCGGCAAACCCGATCGCCCACGCGCTTTGCATGAACGCCAAAGCGCGACCGCGCGACTTCGAGGGCCAACTCTCCGACACCAGCGCGGCGCCGCTGGCCCACTCGCCGCCCATGCCGAGGCCCAGCAGCGCACGGAAGAACGCGAACTGCCAGAACGTGTTGGACAAGCCGCAGGCCGCCGTGAACACCGAGTACAACAGCACGCTCGCAATCATGGAGCGCGTGCGGCCGTAGCGATCAGCCACCCATCCGAAGAACAGGCCGCCCGCCGCGCCGCCCAGCAGCGTGATCGACCCCAACGCGCCGGCCTGTGCCTTCGTGAGCCCCAGCTCGGCGATCACCGCTGAGAGCGTGAGCGAAAAGAGCATCACGTCGAAGGCGTCGAGCGCCCACCCCATGGAGGCGGCGACGAGCGCGCGGCGAGCCTGCGAGGGAGCGACGCGCCACCAGCCCATCAGGCCGGCGTCGGTGGGGGCGGTGACGGAAGGGGCAGTCATGCGCCCGAACTTACGCGGCGGGAGCAGTGAAGGTAGGAACGGGCGAGAAGTGTAGCCTTTTGCCCATGACGTCATCATGATTTATACTTTATGAGATAAAAGTATAACCGATCACGGGTTTCACCCATTGACCTTTACTTTCGAACACGCCGACTCAGTCAGCCAGCAGGTGCAGCGGGTGCTCGAAGCGCTGCAGGCCGGCGCGGCGCCTCGTGACATCGAACGCGCGCAGGTGGACATCAAAGAAGAGCCTGGCCGCCGCGGGCCCGCCGGCGTCGTGCTTGCCGGCCGCACTGAAAACGACGGTGCCGCGCGCTATCTCGCGGGGGAGCTCGCCTGCCTCGCGAATACGCCCGGAGGCGGGGCCTTGGTCGTAGGCGTTGCCGACGACGGGACACGAATCGGGACTGAATTGAGTGCCGATTGGCTTCGTCATCGGATCTGGGAGCTGACGACCAGGCAGTTGACGATCAGCGCCCAAATGGTCCAATGCAGCGGCGTTCGGCTTCTCGTGCTCGTCGCCCCGGAAGCGATCGAGCCAATTCGCTACGCCGGTCGCCTCCGCTGGCGGCTCGACGATCACTGCGTCGACATGGATCCGACCAGCTGGCACGTTGAGGCTCGGCGACGAGCGGGCATTGACTGGTCCGCCGAGCCATCCGAGCACACGCTCGATGATGTGAGTGCCGTTGCCGCCGAGATCGCGCGCCGATATCTCCGCGCGGCGTCAAACGCCGGAGACGACGCTGCGGCCGAACTCGCCGAGGCCACGATCGCGGATCTGCTACGAAGGCTCCACGTCATTGACGGGCGCGGGCGCCTCAGCAATGCCGGATCGCTTCTCTTCGTTCGCACGCCAGACATCGGGATCGACTACCTGCGACGGGAGGTGGCCGGCGGGGATAGCATCACCAGAGTACGCAGCAACCGCGCGCTTCTTGAGCAAGTGGCTGAGGTCGAGATGGCGACCGACGTCACGAATCGCATCGTCCATGTCGGCGGAAGCTTCGCGCACGGCTTGCTACGGGCCATCCCGCAACGCGCGCTTCGCGAGGCCGTGATCAACGGCATCGTGCATCGCGACTGGCTCTCCCGGCAACCCACGCTAGTCGATCACATCGGCGACCGCCTCACCGTGACGTCTCCGGGAGGATTCATCGGGGGCATCGCTGCCGCCAACATCATCACGCACCCCGCCGTCCCCCGCTATCGAAGCTTGGCGGAAGCCGTCGCGTCGCTTCGCTTGGCCGAGCGAGAGGGCATCGGAATCGATCGGATCGTGCGCGACCTGCTCGCCCGAGGACACCGCGCCCCCGACATCGCTGAAATCGCAGGTCCATACGTGCGCATCACGCTCGCGGGCGGCGATCCTGACGCCACCGTGATGGCGCTTCTCTCCTCGCTGCAGCCCCCAGCCGCCGCCAGCGATGTTGATATGCTGCTCGTGATCGGTCATCTCCTGCAGACGGGGTGGATCGATGTCGAGCACGCGGCACCGGTCATCCAGCGTTCCCGCGTGGAAACTGAGGAGGCCATGAGCCGCATTGCCGCAGTCACCGTGGACGGCGATCCCGTTGTCGTACCGATCAATGGTGTCCCAGCGGGCGCACCCGTCGCCTATCGATTCAGCGAGCGCGCACGAACGGTGCTCGACACCAAAATGGCGCACCTCGCGACACCAGACGGGCGTCGTGCGATGATCGTGTCGTGGGCGCACGCCCGCAGTCGCGTTTCGTCGACAGAGGTTGCCGACTTTACAGGACTCAGTGTGCCATATGCGGGGACGCTGCTGAAAGCGTTGGCCGACGAATGCCTACTTCGTCCGTCCCGCGCGAATAGAATGGGTCGCGGTTTCTACTACCTGCCCGTGCGCGACCACGACGACCACACGTGACGCAGTCGATGATGCGCTAGTCCAGCAGTTGCTTTGCAAACGTGACCGCATCGATATTCGCGCCACACACCACTATGCCAACGCGCTTCCCCTCCAGCCGTTGGCGTAGTGGATACATCAACGCCGCCAGCGACGCCGCACCCGCCGGCTCCACGGCGAGCTTCGCCGCGCGATAGGTCAGCCGCATCGCCTCGCGGATCTGCTCGTCGCTCACGAGCACCACTTCGTCGACAAATCGTCGATTGAGCGCGTACGAGTAAGGCTCGCAACGCGGCGCGCCGAGTGAATCGGCGATGGTGCGCACGGCATCGATCGACTGTGGCGATCCTGCGGCGAAGCTGCGCGCCATGGTGTCGGCGCCTTCGGGTTCGACGACATACACCGCGGTGCTCGGGCTCATCTGCTTCACCGCGCAGGCCACACCGCCGGTGAGTCCACCGCCACCGGCCGCCACGATCACGGCATCGAGCTCCTCGCCGGCGGCGCGCACCTGGTCGATGAACTCCATGCCCACGCCGGCGGTGCCGAGTGCGGTCTTGGGGCCTTCGTACGGGTGCACGAACGTACGTCCCTCGCTCGCTTCAATCTCTTTCACCCGAGCGAAGGCGGCGTGCACGTTCTCCACCAGTTCGACCGTGGCACCAAGCTCGCGACACACCTGCACGCGAAAGGCGTTCGCGGTTTTGGGCATCACGACGGTCGCAGTGGTGCTGAGTACGCGCGCCGAGTAGCCGAGCGAGATGGCGTGGTTGCCGGCGGATACGCCAACGACGCCGCGCGCGAGCGCGTCGGCATCGAGATCGAGCATGACCGAGAGCGCGCCGCGCGGCTTGAAGCTGCCGGTGCGCTGGAAGAGCTCTTCCTTGAGCCACACGCGCGTGCGCTCGCCCACAGCCCGAGATAGCGCGTCGTCTACCAACAGTCGCACGGGCGTGGTGATGACGCGATCACCGAGTCGTGCGCGATTGGCGCGGATCGCCTCGACGGTGGGAAAACTGAATGCGTCGCTTACAGGAGTGTCCGTCACGGTGCCGGCCGCTTGTACAGACCCACCAGCACACCCTTGCCGCGAATGTGCGAGGCCATGGCGGCCATCACCTCGCGTCGCGTGAGCGGCGGCGACATGCCGGTCGGCGCCACATTCACCATGGCATCGAGGGCGTACAGCTCGAACACGTAGTGATGCGCCGGTCCGGTGGCCGGTGCGGCCGGGCCACGATAGTACGGGCCCGTGCCACTGATCTGCCGCATGCCGTTGGCAGCCTGTGCGCCCTGCGGCACGCCCTCGGGGAGCGACGTGGCGTTACCGGGGATGTTCCACACCATCCAGTGCAGCAGGTCGTCGGTGCCGTCACCGATGGCGGCATCGGCATCGTGCACGAGCAGCACGAAGCTGCGCGTGGAATCGGGCGCGCCGCTCCAGCTCAACGCGGGCGACACATCGCGTCCGGTTTGCGCGTGGCGCGCGGGCATCATGCCGCCATCCGTGAAGACACTCGAGGTGAGCGTCATCACGCGCATCGCCGCGCGGGCGGGGGCACGGGCGGGCTGCGGCGTGGCCGGCGTCGCCGGGCGAGCCTGCGCGAAGGCGTTGCTCGAGAGGCACATCGCGGCAGCCGCGGCCAGGAGACGAGTATGAGCCTTCATCATCGCGGCGCTCATGAGAACGACTTCGGCATGCGCTTGCGCCACACGTCATAGCGTGCGCGCAGGGTCTTCACCGGATTCAAATTCTCACCGGCCTTGATCGCGTTCGGTCCACCCTGCTCCGGCTGCACCACCGTGAGATACATCGCGTACTTCCCGTTGCTGTGCGAATCACCGCTGGTGTCGTTCGCATTGGCCATCAGAATGTAGGCGATGTACGACGTGCGTCCTTCACACGCACTCGCCGGGGCCGAGCCGTCGGCAGGCAGGGGCGGACAGACACAGCGACTGTCTCCACCGTACTGATCGGCCGTTTCGAGCGCCGCCATTACGCGATCGGTGAGCGCGCCCTTGATGTGCAGAAAGGCCTTCACCGCGTTCGGAATCACTTCGCCCGGACGCAGGATATTGCCCTGAATCGAGTAGTAGATCTGCGTGCCCGGCACGCGGCCCTGAATGTCTTGGCTGACGTAGCCGTTGGTGAGCCCCGAGTGTCCGGCGCTGCGTCCGGTGAGGTCGAGGATACCGAACTGGCGCGATTGAAAGGCGGGATCTTCGGAGAGCATCTCGATGATACGCGCCGGGTCGGTGCCCTTGGCCAGCTCGCGGTACACGAGCATCTGGTTGGCGTGCGTGCCATCCACGCCGGCCTGGCAGGCGGCGACGCCCTTGCCGGGCACCACGACGGCTTGGATGCCCATGAGGAAGGCGTCATTGTTGTTGACGCAGGTAGCCGAGGCGATGACTACGCGTCCGGTGGCCGCGTCGACAGCGATCACCGACCAGGTGGCATGGGCGACTCGGGGCACGGTCACCGAGAGCGCAACGAGGGCGACCGCGTAGCCCACGACGCGGCGCAGATGAGATATCAGCATGCGGCTAACGTGCGCCCCGAGCATGCCGACTCGCAAGGGTGGCGCGGCTTAGCGTCGCGCCAGCTTCACCGCCCAGTCATACACACCGCCGTACTGCTGGGCCGCTTGATCCCAAGAGTTGTCCTCACGCATACCGCGAGCCCGCAGCAACGCCCAGCTTTCGGGGTCGCGATACACCTGCAGCGCCCGGGCGATAGCGTCAGCAAAGTGTTTTGCCTCGTACGGATGAAAGCGAAAGCCGTTGCCATCGAAGCCTTCGCGGACGGTGTCGTTGAGGCCACCGGTGGCCCGCACGATCGGCACACTGCCGTAGCGCAACGCGATCATCTGCCCCAATCCGCACGGCTCGAAACGTGACGGCATGAGGAAAGCGTCGCTGCCCGCATAAATGCGCTGGGCCAGCGCCGCGTCGAAGCCGATGCGTACCGCAATGCGTTGCGGATGCGCGCGCGCATGTTGCTGCATCACGAACTGCAGATGCGCGTTGCCCGAACCGAGCACGACCAGCTGCGCATCGGTACGCTGCAGAATCCACGGGATGACCTGATCGAGCAGATCCAGCCCTTTCTGCTCCACGAGCCGGGATACGATGCCCAACAGCGGACGATCCGCAGCCACCGGAAGGCCGAACTCCGCCTGCAGCGCGGCTTTACACACCGCCTTCCCCGCGATGTCATCGACATCGAAGGTGGCCGCGAGATGGGCGTCGGTGGATGGATCGAACACCTCGCGGTCGATGCCATTGAGAATACCGGCCACGCGATCACGCTTCGCGCGCAGCAAGCCGTCCAGCCGCTCACCGTACTCGGACGTCATGATCTCCTGCGCGTACGTGGGACTTACGGTGGTCACGACGTCGTTGAACAGGATGCCACGCGCCATGAAGTTGAACGTGCCCGCGATCCCGGGGCCCATGCTGTCTTCGGGCAATCCACCTTCAGTGAGTCCGGCCAGCGCCAGCGTTTTCGTGCTGCGCTGCCCCTGATAGGCCAGATTGTGGATCGTGAACACCGTGGCCATGTGGCCGAACGTGTACGCGAGGTACGTCTTGAGATAGTTCGCGATCAGAGCGGCATGCCAATCGTGGCTGTGCACTACCGTGACCTGCCACTGCTCCACTTCGCGAAGATGCTGCATGAGCGCCAGCACGCCACGCGCGAAGAGAATGAAGCGGCGATCGTCGTCCCCTTCCCCGTAGATGGCCGAACGCTCGAAGGCGGCGGGAATGTCGAGCAGGTACACCGGCGTCTCGCTGCCGGCCAGCCGCCAGACCCTGAGCTCCTCCTGTCGCTCACCAATCGTAACGAACGAGGCCGCGATGGGGCCCTCCACTGGGATACCGCGCTCGCGCAGCTCGCGGAAGTAGGGCATCACCACGCGAACGTCGTGTCCGGCGCGCCGCAGCGCCGCCGGTAGCGCGCCGGCCACATCAGCCAGTCCGCCGGTCTTGATCAGGGGTGCGACTTCAGCCGCCGCGAAGAGGACGTTCATGGCTGAAAAATGCAGTCGAGAAACGCTCCGGGACACCCTTCCGCGAGATGAACCGGCGACACAGAATGGGGAGAGGGCGATTTCTTTCCCGATTGCGAGTATCCCTGATATGACGTCACCATCCCGCCCGAGCACGATTGCCCGTACCGCCATGGCCTACGTGCTGGCGGGAGGCCGCGGTTCCCGTCTCTACGAGATGACCGATCGACGGGCCAAGCCGGCGGTGTATTTCGGCGGCAAGACGCGCATCATCGACTTCGCGCTGTCCAACGCGCTCAACTCGGGTATTCGACGTATCGGCGTGGCCACGCAGTACAAGGCGCACAGTCTCATCCGCCACTTGCAACGTGGCTGGAACTTCCTCCGCCCCGAACGCAACGAAAGCTTCGATATTCTGCCGGCCAGTCAGCGCGTAAGCGAAACGCAGTGGTACGATGGCACCGCCGACGCCGTGTATCAGAACATGGATATCATCGAGGCGTATCACCCGGAGTACATGGTGATTCTCGCTGGTGATCATATCTACAAGATGGACTACGAGCAGATGCTCGAGCAACACGTGGCCCAGAATGCCGACGTTACCGTTGGCGTGCTCGAAGTCGCGCGTAAGGAGGCCTCCGGATTCGGCGTGATGCACGTCGACACTGATGATCGCATCGTGCACTTTCTCGAGAAGCCAGTCGACCCGCCGGGGATTCCGGGTAATCCGGAGATGGCGCTCGCCAGCATGGGCATCTACGTGTTCAAGACCACGTTCCTGTTCGACTTGCTGCGCCGCGATGCTGCCGACCCGAGTTCGTCACGCGATTTCGGCAAGGACATCATCCCGTATGTCGTGGCCAACGGCAAGGCGGTCGCACATCGCTTCGGCACGTCGTGTGTGAAGGCGCATCGCGAGCTGGAAGCCTACTGGCGCGACGTCGGCACGATCGACGCGTACTGGGAAGCGAACATCGATCTCACCAGCGTCATCCCGTCGCTTGACCTGTACGATCAGAATTGGCCGATCTGGAGCTACAGCGAAATCACGGCACCGGCCAAGTTTGTGCACAACGATACGCATCGCCGTGGTGCCGCCATCAATTCGCTGGTGGCCGGCGGTTGTATCGTGTCGGGCTCGCACGTCGAGAAATCGCTGCTCTCCACCGGCGTAAAAGTGCACTCGTTCGCGCATCTCGATGGCGCCGTGGTGCAGCCCTACGTCGAAATCGGCCGCGGCGCGCGACTGCGCAATGTGGTGATCGATCGCGGCGTGGTCATACCCGCCGGACTCGTGGTCGGTGAAGACGCCGAGAAGGACGCCACGCGGTTCCGCCGTACCGACAAGGGCCGCGTGTTGATTACGCAACCGATGATCGACCGGCTGCCGGAGTAGGGAGAACCGGTTGGTCCGTGGCTACATCGGGAGCGAAGCGATTCGCGCCAGGAGAAATCGCCGCTCCGGCGCCTGCGTCGTGAGCGCCAGCGCCTTGGTGAAGCTCGTCCGGGCCTCGTCGGCACGGTCGGCCCGACGACAGAGCTCACCCCGCGCCGAGTGCGCGAACCGATAGTCGGCCAGCGCGCCGGAATCGAGCAGCTCATCGATCACGGCGATGCCGGTTTCGACGCCACCATGTCCGCCATCGCGTATCGCGATCGCCACGGCACGATTGAGCTGCACCACCGGGGATGGATTGGCGCGCAGGAGCAGATCGTAGAGTGCCACGATTTCGTGCCAATCGGTCGCAGCGGCGGACGGCGCCTCCGCGTGCACGGCCGCGATGGCCGCCTGCAGTGTGAACGCACCGATACGACGGCTCCGCAGGGCGCGTTGTACCAGCTGGCTTCCCTCAGCGATCAGCTCGCGGTTCCAGCGCCGGCGGTCCTGATCTTCCAACAACACGATCTCACCGTTGGCACCGGTGCGTGTATGGCGGCGGGCCTCATGCAACAGCATGAGGGCGACGAGTCCGTACAACTCCGGTTCATCGAGCAGCGTCATGAGCTCGCGTCCCAATCGGATCGCCTCGGCCGACAGCAACGCGTGGGTCACGTCGGCCCCGCTCGACGGCGAGTAGCCCTCGTTGAAGACGAGATAGATCACGTGCAGCACGGCGTCGAGCCGATCGGGGAGATCGGCCGGCGACGGCACGGCGTACGGTATGCGCGCACCGCGGATCTTGGCTTTCGCGCGGACGATGCGCTGGGCGATGGTCGGGGGCGAGGTGAGAAACGCGTGGGCAATGGCCTCGGTGGTGAGCCCACACACCTCGCGCAGCGTAAGCGCGATCTGGGCATCAGGCGAGAGCGCCGGATGACAGCAGGTGAACACGAGACGCAGCTGATCGTCGGCGATGCTGTCGTCGTCGTGCGCCGGTTCGTGCGCCTCGGGGCTGAGCAGGTCAAGTTCTGCGAAGCGGGTGGCACGGCGCAGGCGGTCGATGGCGCGAAATCGCCCGGCCGAGATGAGCCAGCTGCGCGGATTGACCGGCACGCCTTCGATCGGCCACCGCACGACCGCCGAGGCGAAGGCATCCTGCATCGCCTCCTCGGCGAGGTCGAAATCACCGAGAAGACGAATGAGGGTGGCGAGAATGCGACGCGACTCCTTTCGGTACACGGCCTCGATCGCGTCGCGCATGGTCGGACTCAATCCATCTGGGTGGAGACGGGCCGTACTTCGATGCTGCCGGTGCGTGCTGACGGGATGCGCGACGCGATCTGAATGGCCTCGTTGAGATCGCGCGCGTTGATGAGGTAGAAGCCCCCCAGCTGCTCTTTCGTCTCGGCGAACGGCCCGTCGGTGGTGGACATCTTGCCGTTGCGAATGCGCACCGTGGTGGCGGTGTGCACCGGCTGCAGCTCCTCGCCAGCAATCATGTTGCCGCTGGCGATGATGTCATTGGTGAACGTGCCGTATTCGCCCATGAAGGCGCCCATGTCGGTGGGCGACATGGCGGACAGCGTGGACTCGGCGTCATAGATCAGGCAGAGATACTTCATACTTCAAGCTCCTGGCGGATGGTGAATCGGGGTGGACACCATCTGGTCGAACGGGGAGCGGGAAATTCGACACCCGGCCGAACATCCTTGGCGAGCACCGGAAACGGATTGTTCCAGCCTGACATGCCGTTCAATTTCTTGAAATGAACAGCCGACGAGCCGCTGAGTCCGTCGCACATCGAGGATGATCGGTTGTTATCCGTTCGTATCCATTCGTATTCGTTCGTATCCGTGTCAGGCTGGAACAGTCGGTTTCCGCTCGTATCCAAGCGGATCGACCGGTCACGCCGTGTTCAGGTTGTACCGCATGATCCCCGCGTGGACACCGGTCCTGTCGCGTTCCAGCTCGTACACATCACCGCGTGGACCGGGCGCCGCAGCCAGCAACGCGTGTAGCGCCGCACGCTCGGCCACCGAAAACTCCAGCGATAGCGACGCCAACGTCGCCGGGAGGTGATCGGCGTGCCGAGCGCCGAAGATCACCGAGGTCACGGCGGGCTGGTCCAACACGGCCCGGAGCGCTACGGCGCCGATCGTGGTGGCATGCGCATCGGCGAGGTCACGCATGGTGCGCAGCAACTGCTGAAACGCGGGCCAGCCGCCGAACTCGTCGATGATCAGTTTGTATTTCACCAACGAGCGGTTCTCGAGCGGAGCAATGGGCTCACGCACACCGAGCCAACGCTCGTGAAAGAAGCCGCCAGCCAGCGCGCCGTAGGTGAGCAGCCCGACGTCATGCTCGGCGCACAGCGTCGCCATGTCGCCCAGCGCACGGCGGTCCATCAGCGAGCACTGCACCTGATGCGACACGATAGGAATGCCCGCATCAAGCAACGCACGCAGGCGCGGCGTATCAAAGTTCGTCACCCCGAGCTGACGGATCTTACCGACGCGTTTGAGTTCGGCCAGATGACCGGCCACCTCGAGCCATCCCGGCACGTCGAAATTCCACCAGTGGAACTGCACGAGGTCGAGTGTGTCGACACCAAGTCGCATGAGCGAGCGGTCGACCAGACGCTCGACATCGGCGCGGGTGAGCGTGGGCAGCGCGTCGCGATCAGGGACGCACTTGGTGTGTACGCGAATCGTCGGGGCAGCGGCGCCGTACCGTTCATGCCAGCCGCGCAGGAACTCCCCAATGAGCTCCTCTACGCCGGTGTAGATGTCGGCGCAGTCGAACGCCGTGATGCCCGCTTCCGCGAAGGCCACCATGTCGGCGATGGCATGCGCCCGATCGACCGTGCCATGTCCACCGGCCAGCTGCCAGCCGCCCTTGATGAGACGGGGGACCACATAGCCCGGTGCCAGTGCGCGCGAGGGCACCGGCGGATGCACCACGGCGCTCACCCTGCCTCCGGTGCCGGAGGCAGCGGCACCAGCGTGACATCGGCATGACGGAAGGTCGTGGTGCCCGTGCGCGTGATACGAAACCGCCCGCCGCAGTGCGGATCGGGACAGGCGATGTCGGCGTCGGTCGTCATCCAGTCGTTGGGATGGGTGGGGCGCTGCTTGGCCGGCAGCAGCGGCAACAGCGCCGCCAGCGGATAGAGCGGAAACGTCTGACCGGCAGGGAA is a genomic window containing:
- a CDS encoding MFS transporter encodes the protein MTAPSVTAPTDAGLMGWWRVAPSQARRALVAASMGWALDAFDVMLFSLTLSAVIAELGLTKAQAGALGSITLLGGAAGGLFFGWVADRYGRTRSMIASVLLYSVFTAACGLSNTFWQFAFFRALLGLGMGGEWASGAALVSESWPSKSRGRALAFMQSAWAIGFAAAATVVGFVLPAYGWRAVFFIGILPAFFTLWVRRSVEEPDAWKLLHAARLNAERSGAAARPNAPRAHSVFDIFRGAMFKRTAAVTFMNACTLFGWWGMNGWIPAYLSLPATQGGIGLSTATMSKLVVFMQLGMWLGYVSFGYITDVMSRKKVYVVYLLGASLLLPLYGSLSNPLLLLLLGPFVAFFGTGFFSGFGAVTAEMYPTQIRASAQGFTYNIGRIASAAAPFTVGTLATSRGFQTAFAVAGSAYLLAALTWSVIPNTQGKELE
- a CDS encoding ATP-binding protein; translation: MTFTFEHADSVSQQVQRVLEALQAGAAPRDIERAQVDIKEEPGRRGPAGVVLAGRTENDGAARYLAGELACLANTPGGGALVVGVADDGTRIGTELSADWLRHRIWELTTRQLTISAQMVQCSGVRLLVLVAPEAIEPIRYAGRLRWRLDDHCVDMDPTSWHVEARRRAGIDWSAEPSEHTLDDVSAVAAEIARRYLRAASNAGDDAAAELAEATIADLLRRLHVIDGRGRLSNAGSLLFVRTPDIGIDYLRREVAGGDSITRVRSNRALLEQVAEVEMATDVTNRIVHVGGSFAHGLLRAIPQRALREAVINGIVHRDWLSRQPTLVDHIGDRLTVTSPGGFIGGIAAANIITHPAVPRYRSLAEAVASLRLAEREGIGIDRIVRDLLARGHRAPDIAEIAGPYVRITLAGGDPDATVMALLSSLQPPAAASDVDMLLVIGHLLQTGWIDVEHAAPVIQRSRVETEEAMSRIAAVTVDGDPVVVPINGVPAGAPVAYRFSERARTVLDTKMAHLATPDGRRAMIVSWAHARSRVSSTEVADFTGLSVPYAGTLLKALADECLLRPSRANRMGRGFYYLPVRDHDDHT
- a CDS encoding threonine/serine dehydratase, translated to MTDTPVSDAFSFPTVEAIRANRARLGDRVITTPVRLLVDDALSRAVGERTRVWLKEELFQRTGSFKPRGALSVMLDLDADALARGVVGVSAGNHAISLGYSARVLSTTATVVMPKTANAFRVQVCRELGATVELVENVHAAFARVKEIEASEGRTFVHPYEGPKTALGTAGVGMEFIDQVRAAGEELDAVIVAAGGGGLTGGVACAVKQMSPSTAVYVVEPEGADTMARSFAAGSPQSIDAVRTIADSLGAPRCEPYSYALNRRFVDEVVLVSDEQIREAMRLTYRAAKLAVEPAGAASLAALMYPLRQRLEGKRVGIVVCGANIDAVTFAKQLLD
- a CDS encoding YbhB/YbcL family Raf kinase inhibitor-like protein, with translation MSAAMMKAHTRLLAAAAAMCLSSNAFAQARPATPATPQPARAPARAAMRVMTLTSSVFTDGGMMPARHAQTGRDVSPALSWSGAPDSTRSFVLLVHDADAAIGDGTDDLLHWMVWNIPGNATSLPEGVPQGAQAANGMRQISGTGPYYRGPAAPATGPAHHYVFELYALDAMVNVAPTGMSPPLTRREVMAAMASHIRGKGVLVGLYKRPAP
- a CDS encoding DUF1028 domain-containing protein yields the protein MLISHLRRVVGYAVALVALSVTVPRVAHATWSVIAVDAATGRVVIASATCVNNNDAFLMGIQAVVVPGKGVAACQAGVDGTHANQMLVYRELAKGTDPARIIEMLSEDPAFQSRQFGILDLTGRSAGHSGLTNGYVSQDIQGRVPGTQIYYSIQGNILRPGEVIPNAVKAFLHIKGALTDRVMAALETADQYGGDSRCVCPPLPADGSAPASACEGRTSYIAYILMANANDTSGDSHSNGKYAMYLTVVQPEQGGPNAIKAGENLNPVKTLRARYDVWRKRMPKSFS
- the glgA gene encoding glycogen synthase GlgA codes for the protein MNVLFAAAEVAPLIKTGGLADVAGALPAALRRAGHDVRVVMPYFRELRERGIPVEGPIAASFVTIGERQEELRVWRLAGSETPVYLLDIPAAFERSAIYGEGDDDRRFILFARGVLALMQHLREVEQWQVTVVHSHDWHAALIANYLKTYLAYTFGHMATVFTIHNLAYQGQRSTKTLALAGLTEGGLPEDSMGPGIAGTFNFMARGILFNDVVTTVSPTYAQEIMTSEYGERLDGLLRAKRDRVAGILNGIDREVFDPSTDAHLAATFDVDDIAGKAVCKAALQAEFGLPVAADRPLLGIVSRLVEQKGLDLLDQVIPWILQRTDAQLVVLGSGNAHLQFVMQQHARAHPQRIAVRIGFDAALAQRIYAGSDAFLMPSRFEPCGLGQMIALRYGSVPIVRATGGLNDTVREGFDGNGFRFHPYEAKHFADAIARALQVYRDPESWALLRARGMREDNSWDQAAQQYGGVYDWAVKLARR
- the glgC gene encoding glucose-1-phosphate adenylyltransferase, with the translated sequence MTSPSRPSTIARTAMAYVLAGGRGSRLYEMTDRRAKPAVYFGGKTRIIDFALSNALNSGIRRIGVATQYKAHSLIRHLQRGWNFLRPERNESFDILPASQRVSETQWYDGTADAVYQNMDIIEAYHPEYMVILAGDHIYKMDYEQMLEQHVAQNADVTVGVLEVARKEASGFGVMHVDTDDRIVHFLEKPVDPPGIPGNPEMALASMGIYVFKTTFLFDLLRRDAADPSSSRDFGKDIIPYVVANGKAVAHRFGTSCVKAHRELEAYWRDVGTIDAYWEANIDLTSVIPSLDLYDQNWPIWSYSEITAPAKFVHNDTHRRGAAINSLVAGGCIVSGSHVEKSLLSTGVKVHSFAHLDGAVVQPYVEIGRGARLRNVVIDRGVVIPAGLVVGEDAEKDATRFRRTDKGRVLITQPMIDRLPE
- a CDS encoding RNA polymerase sigma factor, giving the protein MRDAIEAVYRKESRRILATLIRLLGDFDLAEEAMQDAFASAVVRWPIEGVPVNPRSWLISAGRFRAIDRLRRATRFAELDLLSPEAHEPAHDDDSIADDQLRLVFTCCHPALSPDAQIALTLREVCGLTTEAIAHAFLTSPPTIAQRIVRAKAKIRGARIPYAVPSPADLPDRLDAVLHVIYLVFNEGYSPSSGADVTHALLSAEAIRLGRELMTLLDEPELYGLVALMLLHEARRHTRTGANGEIVLLEDQDRRRWNRELIAEGSQLVQRALRSRRIGAFTLQAAIAAVHAEAPSAAATDWHEIVALYDLLLRANPSPVVQLNRAVAIAIRDGGHGGVETGIAVIDELLDSGALADYRFAHSARGELCRRADRADEARTSFTKALALTTQAPERRFLLARIASLPM
- a CDS encoding YciI family protein, with protein sequence MKYLCLIYDAESTLSAMSPTDMGAFMGEYGTFTNDIIASGNMIAGEELQPVHTATTVRIRNGKMSTTDGPFAETKEQLGGFYLINARDLNEAIQIASRIPSARTGSIEVRPVSTQMD